CGTCATCCCAGGACTTGAACTTCTCTTGTAGATTGTTGAATGCCCTAGTATAATTTGCCGCTGATGTGTTCTGGGAAAGTATTGTAAATATTAGCTCCTCGAGTGGGTCGCGCCTAGGTTTGCACTCAGGTCTCCCGTAGGTCTTCTCAAGTAATGTACAAATTTGTCTAATCTTTTCCATTAGCCAAGAAAGAGTATATCACAGTAAGAGAGCACCCGCAATGCGAAGACACTATTGGCTCATAAAACGAAGTTATTAATATTTCAGAAAACACCATAAATCTCGGGTAATAACGGCATGATGCACGCTACAAGAGCATAAAATGCAAGAGAAAGCATGCATACAATGACGAAACTAGGCGCGAATTTTCTAACGCTTGATGGAAAAACCTGCCGAATGCCAAGAACCCAAAACAGCGATATTGGTATCAGAGCGGGGTATAAGTATCTTCCTTGTGCCTGAAAGTATTCGAAATTGAATATAATGAAAGCAACTAATACAAGTAACAGTGTAGCACCATAGAGCATTAAAGTGTATTTAATTACCTGCGACGTCCTAACCTCTTCCCGCCCTTTTATGCAGCAGGAAATGGCTGGTGCAAGCGCAATACCTGATGCCAAAGTTGCCAAACCCAAGAAAAAATAGGTCCAGGTTGCCATAAAAACCCTCATATGCCCGAAAACGCCCCAAAAGCTCGCAAAAGTCCAACCACAAACAAGCAAAACATAATTCCCAAGGGACAGTCCTCGCCCGCGGAGCCAATACTGCGGCCGAGCGGTTTGCTCAAACGCTTTTGCAAACTCTGATACACCAAAAAAATCGCCATAAAGGAGTTTATTCCGAAGAAGCCACCAGCCTCCGATGATAAGACTAACGCCAAATATGCCAGCCAATTGCCACATTATATGAGAATCTTTCTCGAGACGCCAGGCAAAGATATATGCAAGAACCACAAGCGGAAAGAGAATAACACATGTTGTTTTGGTCAACAAACCTAGTCCCAGGACACACCCAAGCAGGAGTATGTTTCGTGACGTCGAGCCTGCCGTTAACATGCGTGTCATTAAAAGCGACCCAACACCAAACAACAACTCTGTCAGCATATCATTGCTCACCGAGACACTCAATGTTAAATGCATCGGGAGAAACGCAACAAATCCAGCGCATGCGATTGAAAGCCCTTCATCTTCGGGGAACAGCATTTTCACAACACTATAGGTTACCCAAATTGAAAAAGCACCCAGAATGAGTGACAATAGGCGGACCGCCTCAACAGGATTCTCGCTTCCAAATGACTTTGCCATCTGATAAAATAGCACGCCAAGCAAATAGTACAGAGGCGGTTGGTGTGCTTCGTAATTTTCCCGGTCAGCCGCACTAAAAACAGGCAACCTACGATCAGCAACTATGCTTTGAATGTAAGCGCCATGCGCCTTTTCGTCAGGAGAAGCTCCAAAAGGTGTGTAATACCAATACAACGCTCCTAGAACAATGTGAAGTATGACTACACCACCGAGGTATAAATGCCATTTGCCTCTTCTAGTCGAATTCGTCTCAAAAGTTCTCTTGTTGCGTTGCTTTTGCCCTCTCATTTTATCTCATAAACGCTGACGCCGTTTGAGGAAAAGGCCTCAGCTAAACGTCCAGACCCAATCGCTTGCAATATAAGTTTTTGGTAACTCGCCTTCGAACCCAAGGAGGAAAAACGCCAATTAATGAGAGCATGTGTGAAGCCTTGACTACGTAGCCAATCAACAAGCTGGTCTCCTGTTTTGAAAGTTCTATAGGGAATCATCTCGTGATGGCCAGGATTGCCCCAAATATATGTCCGGTCAAGGTAGAAACCCCGAACCTCATCATATAATATGATCTTTGAAT
This portion of the Armatimonadota bacterium genome encodes:
- a CDS encoding DUF2142 domain-containing protein encodes the protein MRGQKQRNKRTFETNSTRRGKWHLYLGGVVILHIVLGALYWYYTPFGASPDEKAHGAYIQSIVADRRLPVFSAADRENYEAHQPPLYYLLGVLFYQMAKSFGSENPVEAVRLLSLILGAFSIWVTYSVVKMLFPEDEGLSIACAGFVAFLPMHLTLSVSVSNDMLTELLFGVGSLLMTRMLTAGSTSRNILLLGCVLGLGLLTKTTCVILFPLVVLAYIFAWRLEKDSHIMWQLAGIFGVSLIIGGWWLLRNKLLYGDFFGVSEFAKAFEQTARPQYWLRGRGLSLGNYVLLVCGWTFASFWGVFGHMRVFMATWTYFFLGLATLASGIALAPAISCCIKGREEVRTSQVIKYTLMLYGATLLLVLVAFIIFNFEYFQAQGRYLYPALIPISLFWVLGIRQVFPSSVRKFAPSFVIVCMLSLAFYALVACIMPLLPEIYGVF